In the genome of Dromiciops gliroides isolate mDroGli1 chromosome 1, mDroGli1.pri, whole genome shotgun sequence, the window ACAGGTAGGAATGTCAAGCAGGAACAACATACTGAAGGTGAAATTAAACCAGGCTCCTCCTATTTATACTACTAACCTTTGCTCCACAAGTTCTTCTGtttaagttaaataaaaatatcatttattaagcactcactgtgtgccaggcaccatgctaagtgtcAGGGATACAACTAAAagcaaaggcagtccctgccttcaaggaccttacactgaaatggggaagacaacacacaaagatcCCTTTTCACAATactaaattatttaatctctcaaaAGAAACCAGTATTAAATGTAGACAATACACCAAAGTGTCGCGATATGTTGCACAAAGAGCCAATGCCAAGTGTAAAATTCATACAATGCATCTCAACTAGAGTCCTACTGATCTGTCTGAATTCAACACCTGTAAGAGGCCATGCAGAACAACAGGAAGCCATCTCTTCTTACCCCGACTTTGCGAAGCAAGTCTCCTACGATGTTCAGGGCGGATATCCTGGCAGCTGGCGTGAGAGGAGTGCCCCCATAGCTGTCCTCCAAGCCTTAGAATGTGCAGAGGGGGAAGACTCTTAGAAACACTATGCAACTCCAAGACCCCAGACCAGCGTATGGCAGAGAAGAATTCTACCAGATTCTTGTCTGCTCTTTCATTATGAATGGCTTCCACTTCTACAACATACTACAATAACATAACAAACATTTTCTAGGATCAGTCACAACCACATCCTACCACTCATGGGTTTGTTCTATGGGTAACTCTTGTAGTCCTTACATAGTATGCGGCAAATgtttctgtttttccaaggaagtCCAGAATACATACTAACAAATTCTACAAAAATATAGCATTTGCATCCACATTAAAAGTGCCGGTTAAcattaaatacaaaatgcaaaGTGTTTCACAGCTACCTTTTTTAGTAGTTATCTCAGCAGAATTCTAGAATGTAGGGAAtgctacattttacagatgtcaaAAATGATGCTTGGGTCAAATGAAGTGGCTTGACTGGGGCAATGCAATCTACCAATGGGATCGTTAAAGTTAAGATTCCCTTCACTGAATTCTCACCCTATTACTTCGTCAGGGTTAAACAAGCTTCTTGGGTGTTTTTCAGAACCCAACCAGCTTTTTTATTCAGTTCCTAGCTGAGGTTGATAACTCAGACACTGGAATAATgccatatgtacacatgtataataaaaacaaactagGGTATACATCTAGCTCCTCCCTCCTTTTGATCTCTTTTCAAAAATGCTGGGAATTTCTCTCACCATCCCTTTACCTCTCTTGAATGATCCAGGTGTGTTTACACTGGCACTGGGTCCTCGGTGTGTTACAGGTGTGGATGGCACAGACACAGTGGCCTGCACAGCAGTGTCAGTCCTCTCTGCTTCCAATGAATTGTGCATAGGAGTCCTGggtttctcttgcttctgctgcACTGCTAATTCCTGTCTCAAGTCTAAtaaggataccaaaaaaaaatattattctcctTTCAATCTAAATTGCCACCATGTGTTTAAAGTAGCATTGACTGTAAAAACAAACTGATGGGACAAATTCTAGAAAGAACCTGGAGAGCATGAAGGACAACTAGAAAACCATCCCTCTATCCCTACCAGGCCTCCAaaagaaactagactgtgaacctCATGTGCTATTTCTTCTATATccctatatacatgtgtgtgagtacacatacacgtacacacatgtacacacacaccccacacacaccttaataaatacttgctgactgactcTTGGGACCTTTGATACCCCAGTCCCACCATTTGGAAAATTCAGAATTCAGGGGTTGAACAACATGGATCCTTGTTCCTCTGAAATCTGATGATTTTACCTCATGTAATAAATTGAAGATGACAAGATTTTAGACTATCTCAATTCTTGTTAGGCCACATGAGTGTAGCTGGCAGCTAGGAGCTCCACAAACAGGAGAATTCCCCCCCCACCCACCATCCTTGCTTCTAATGGCCAATCACTGAGAAAGCATCTCTCCTGAAATGGATGCTACTGTTACCACAGTGGTCAAGCCCATGGAGACAAAACCTAACATGAGAAAAGAATTGTAGCAAAGACTCCATATGGGTCATCATCAGATTCCATGAAAGAATATCTCTTATTCTCATGCAGACAAGGTGAGGTGTCTGACCCAAAGCAGTAATGTGTAGTCTAACGAGTCTGAGTCTGTTCCTAAGTATTCATTAACAGAGTAAACTTCAATTTCCCAGCAAAAGGGAGTGTCTGGTTAATGCTGTGGAATGGGGCAGGGAAGGTGGAGGATGAGGTAGGACTGTTGGATGAAGACACTAGGGAAAATTGCAAAACTGCATAAATCTCCACCTAACCTCTGGCTTCATCTTTCAGTCGCTGAACAGATTCCAGGAGATTCTCTTTCTCATCAAGTTCACTCTCCAGAAAGGCATTCCTTTCAATGGCCTGATTCAACCTCTGCTCAAAGTCTTCCAAAGACATTATAGTAGCTCTgtgttaagaaaaaaattacacataAGCTCACACCATACAATCCATTATACCAAAAGATTTTAGCAAGGTTAGCTAAAGAAACTGAGCAAATTTTTCTTCaaagaagtaatatttttttttttaagtgaggcaaatggggttaagtgacttgcccagggtcacacagctagtaagtgttaagtgtctgaggccagatttgaactcaggtactcctgagtccagggccgatgctctatccactgcaccacctagctgcccctagaagtaaTATTTCTATATCTTAAATATTctcatgttaaaaataaatcatttcactttttcctaaaaaaaaaatattaaaatgtgaaaatctaATATCTGTTCATCCACCTTACCGTTTTGCTCTCTCCAAGTCATCATTTGCTTGTTCCAGCTCcctgatatatttctgtaattgaTCTTTAATAGCTTTAGTCTGTGCAAGGTCATCTTCTAAAGCTGAGATCTGTCGGTAGCCTTCAGAAAGCTGCATTTCAAACTTTTCCTGAGAAATTAAACCAATGCCACataaattatttaacatttctgaAAAAGTACATTTGCTGTTTCAATAACTACCATTTTGTAAAAGCAAGACATAGACCTGAGACCTTTCCTTCAATGTCTTTTTGTCATAATATGATCTAATAATAAGTGCAATTAAAATCAGAAATCACTTTTCTCAATTAAAATTAGACCATTGTAATAAATTCACAAGATATCTAtccaaagaaaattttaaaatctgcCTCTTAATATTTCTCCTTATAATCATTTCTGTATAATCATGGCAAGAGATCTGCAATCATCCTGAAATCACTGCTAGAATAAAAAAGTACCCACTTCTCATGTTCAAGgacaaaaattcaatttaatttaaaaaataaaaacttttttcctTTACTCTGTTGTGTAAACAAAGCTGTTTCCAGAAACAAATATGAGTCAGTCTCTGGGAGTGTTTTAAGTGACGTAATGATGAATAGACCAGAGAGTTGTGGAGAAAACTACTGTGAAAGAACATCTGAAGAACATACATATTGTTCACAGTGTGAAGAGAGACATTTGACATCCTTAATGCTTTTGTTCCTTTTGTTGCTTGGTTTCCCAGCCACAGGCAAAGACACAGCTTAACCGATGTCTGTGTCAGTAAGTTACCAAACCTGGAAGCATAAGTTGATGTCACTCCCTAATGACAAAACTATCCACACTGGAGTTCCCAAAGATTTGATTATATCACACTTCATTTTATTGGGAGATTCTCTAAAGTCCTTATTCACATAATTAGGAAGCAGAGGGTAATGAATAATTATATAGTATGCTCTGACAAAATCCTGGACAGCTAACCTCCTTTGAAAATATTTCCTGAAAGAAAACTTACACGtttaaatcttttctcttttgaaaggATGAACAAGATAGGATGTTGCTGAAAGGTTGAGCTTTTATTTTGTGCTAATTATAATAAACTGTCAGCTGATGCAGCTATCAATGgattctctgtttctttccttaCAGGGTTTTATATTCAACTTGTGATGAATAAGTCAATTGTGCACAAATTGGTCTCAGTTGAATATTTCTATAAGGTGATTTATAAATGAGTACTGGTTGATGGTATTTCAGTatagaggttttaaaaaaagtccaagttatttctactttttctccctctattttctaCTATTCCCACTTTTTAATGCTGATATGTTCTCCAATGCTGGCTTTTTAGGATCAGTCTAAGTAATTCAATCTTTCATGCTtgaaagaattaatattttattcaccAGCAATTTGCCTCACATCTGGATCACTACCACAACCATCTGGTCCTCTTACTTCAGGTGCCTGCTACTTCCAAACGTCAAGCACACCACTACAATATGCATCTTCCTAAAATTCAGTTTTTAGTCAtatctctcccccacccacaATAGCAGCTCCCTGTTGCCTACCTTATCAGGTCCAAATTTCTCTCTGCTCTGATTTCACAATTCCTCATAACCTTACTTGACCAGTTGGGATTAGAGATTTGCAAGCTAGGCAGCTGCCTAGAAGGTAGCAAATCCAATCtaatgcaacaagcatttattaaaaacaccTATTAGGTGCAAAGCACTATGCGAGGTgccagggatataaagacaaagaacctgcccccaccccaagagCTTCCTTCCTACTGGAGGAGACAGTATGTAAATACTATATACAAGGAAATATGAGGAGACATAGGGCACTAACAAGTAGATAGATTGACAAAGGCTTCCCACTGGAATTGGCACATGAGTTGTTTCTTAAATAAAGCTAGGAATTTTTAAAGAGGGAGGTATGTTCCAGACTGGAAAAAGTTTGGTTAAAATATATagtacatgaaggggaataatgtgaaataaagctgGAGCCAGAAGATAAAAAGGTATGAATACCAGTTACAGTGGAAAGAGCGTGGGAAATTAAATCAGAGACCCTGCATTCAAGGCCATCCTGCCCCTTATTCCCTGTGGAACCTTGGAGCAATCACTCCCCTTCTctggtttttctcatctgtaaaacttggGGGCTGGTCTCTGCTTATTTGTGTCTAGGAGAGCTTGCTAACAGTCACAGAATCTGGGGAGACAGGGTGGTAAAGGGGGTAAGGCCTGAGAGCCTTTTACCCTCCGGGGACACATGGCCCAAGAAAAAGGACTAATTCCTTGGCCTTTTCTCTTGTGCTTTTCTGTTCTAAGTGAAGGAACTGGAGCCTCCTTGACACTGTGAGTTTGAAGGGTCTAGAGGAAACCTCAATGTCCCAGTGGTCCAAGTAGGCTACTTCAGCATTAATACCCTGAACAGCATCTTTTGGGACTCCAGTTGAGCAGATGAGACAAAGACTAGACATTAAACTGGGGGGACCAATGTTATGTAGAAACTGAGCCGAGTTTTGAGCCTACTTCCACCAtcagagactgaggtggtataGGGAAGAGCATGCCCCAGAGATGTCTACACTTTGTTCTTGCTATttcttcaaagtaaatatttctttgtaaaagctaaataAGGGGTCTGAACTACATGACCTGAAGTCCATTTCACCTCTAACTCCATGAACTCAAAGTTTGTAGTTTTTCCTAGGGGTAAAGGGAGCCACCAGATTTTCTTGAGCAGgtgttagttagttagttagttagatCTGTGCTTTATAAAGATGATTTCAGCATCTGTGTGAACTCCCTTGGAGTCGGGAAAAGTGGAAGCAGGAAATTAGGAAGCAGCCCAGTTAGgaagctgttgcaatagtccaagtgataAATAATGAGaactgtgtgaatggagagaaaagaatagaagcAACAGAAGTTATGAATATAAAACTGACAAGACTCGTTACCTAATTGGTATGGAGGTTCAAGAGAGAGGGCAAACTCAAGGATGATTCCATGGCTACAAGCCTGAGCTACTAGAAAGATAGTGATCCCCTCAACAAAAATGACTAAAAGTCTGAAAGAGGGGTAGATTTAGCATGAAAAACAATGACTTCCCTTTTGAACAagatgagtttgagatgctttcAGTTGgagatgtccaacaggcagtGGTGAGGCAGGAAAGAAGTCACAAAGAAGAAATTAGAGATGAATGTACAGATTTGGGAATTATCTATCTGCACAGAGTTCATTTAACCTATGAGAACTAATGAGATCATCCAAAGAAggtgcagaaaaagaaaacagggccCTGAACAGAAGACCTAAGGACATGGTTAGGAGTCAGGATATAGCTAATAAAACCAAGGTAGACTGAGAAGCAGCAGACACAAAGACAGGAGAAAAACCAAGCAATCAGAGTCATGAAAGCAGGAGGGAAGACAGAATCCCAGGAGGAGGAGGCAGTCAAGAgggtcaaatgctgcagagacaCCAAGAAGGATGAAGACCAGATTTAACTGTTAAAAGATGGTGATGCCTtcagagaaagcagtttcagccAGATGGTAAGGTGCAAAGCCAGATTGCAGTGGGTTATGAATTACATGGGAGGAAAAGTAGAAGTAAACAAGTGTAAATGGTTTTTTTGAGGTGTTTTCTTATAAAAGGGAGAAGAGCTATGTTCATAGTTTGAGAGAATAGCAGAgatcaaataaaacatttaaaaataatagttagcaatagctagtatttatatagcactttcaattTTGCAGAGAACTTtaaattatctcattcaatccttacaATAATTCTGTGAACTATGTGTtgttattatctgtattttacagataaggaaaatgtagCTGAGAGATGAAGTTACTTGccaagagtcatacagctaataggtgtgtctgagacaggatttgaactcaaatatttcTAAGTCCAGCACTTTCTACACTTTATTCTCTAGCTGAGGCAGGTGttaaaactccttgagaaaggagagagaatggcaTGGGAGTTGGTCATTAACTAAAACCCAGATCTAGAAAGGGTGATggagatcaaagcttcttaaactgtgaacACTATATGGggtcttgtaactgaatgtgggggtcactgCAGCCTTGGTTCTGAACACACAAAATACGCACTTTGCACTGCACATGCCATGATGGGGCTGTATAAAAAATTCTCAGggggaaaaggggtcatgaatggaagatgtttaagaagccctgatatagaTGATAGAGTGAATCCCAAAGGCATGGTAGCAGCAGAGGAAGCATGCCCATTCTTCCTCCTGACTCGGAGGGGAGGGTCCATCCATGACTGGGGAGGGTGTTTGGGGTTGCAGTGTCTTTTGGAGGGAGCCAGGTTTTCTGTTGAGTtcaagaagatggaaggagtatAAGTGAAAGGATTCCAACTCAAAGAAAGGTGTGTTAACAGCAAAATGTCAGTTATTCCATGGGACACACTAGAAGGCAATAAGAGAACAGGGGCATCATTTTCAGACACTGAGGGAGTTAGCTGCTTACTACACAAAGCCTCCAAGCCCCACCTAACCTTATCCCACCATTCACTCAAAACGTACCCTGTTTCAGGGAGATTAGGGTCTTTATGTCCACAGCTCCCACCAAGTTGTTCCTACCAATGCGTCTTTGCCCACTTAAAATGCTCGCCTTCTTTCAACAACCTACAGAAGATTTCCATCCTAtcgatctttcttttttttggtgaggcaattgcccagggtcacacagctagttaagtgttaagtgtctgaggccggatttgaactcaggtcctcctgactccagggccagtgctctatccactgcgccacctagctgccccgatctttctttttttaaactgatgcttctttttgtttcccctgCTCAAAGGAagcctcccttgtaacaaaggagAGTTACGAAAAGCAATCCAACCCTACCTGGCCATAACTGACGACACAGGACACCAACAACCCTCTGAAAACCCAACTGGTCCCTAAATGCATCTGGGGCCACAGCCTTCTTACCTTAATTGTTTCGAGCTCCATTCGGAGGCGATTATTTTCTGACAAAAGATCCCGATTCCTGGTTTCAATCTGTTGCAACTGGGCCTCCAGCTCAGCTTCATATTCCCGGCTTCCCTCTTGGAATTCACGTAGCTCCTCTTGTGTATTTTCCGCCCTAAAAAGAATTCCCACCCACCAACTTATAGTCAGGAGTCCAGAATTCTGGAATAATCTACTACCattcttttaatctttcttttctctaactTCTTGTCCACAATATCCAAAATCTGAGGGATGACATAATGCCAAatctttaaaatgtctttgaggagaaaaataataatccatGGAATCAAACTTCTCCCAGGAGGTTCCCAGGATTATAATCACATAAGAGGTGAAATCCAAACCCAGGTGCTGTGACTTGAGAACCAGTGTCTTTCTTATATCAAGCTACTTTGGGTTATATGAGATAataagaaatcatttttaaaaaaccacaacacCAGAGAGGTGAAGACCACCACAGAAAGTACAAAGTcctaaatatcctttttttcatAAAGATTTGATTTTCAGAAGACATAAGAGCTGGCATTTGTAGACAGccttttatggtttacaaaactcATCAAAGTAGCCATGAGAGGTAGAGTACAGCTATTATCCCTGTTTTgttgatcaggaaactgaggtacagagacaCTAAGCAACCTGGTAATAGCAAGGTTACAGAACTACTAAATGACACAGACAGGAtatggacccaggtcttctgactccaaattcagggctcaGTTCACTACACTATATATATGCTTATAACATGATAGTGAGTAAAGCTCATTTTCTCTGTTTTCAGAATTGATGGGATGTAGCAAATAGTCAAAGAATCACAGGatggctggaaggaaccttagaaatccaAGTCCAATCTCATTTGTTTTACCAAAGAGAAAACAGAtggccagagaagttaaatgacttgcccagggtcagacagctagtacttttctgaagcaggatttgaatacaagtcttcctgactcttcgTCTAGCACTCTAATATGCCAGTTAAGATAGTaaagacatgggggcagctaggtggcacagtggatagagcaccggccctggagtcaggaggatctgagttcaaatctggtctcagacacttgacacttactagctgtgtgaccctgggcaagtcactcaaccctcattgccctgccccccccaaaaaaaaagaaaagaaaaagatagtggAGACATAATATGATAGGACCAATGAGGAAGCTGAATAACTTACCGCTCCTTATATTGTATAGCTAAGTCTTTCCAGTAGCTAAGTTCTTCCTCCTCAGAGCTGAAAGTCTTCCTACCTGAGTCCTCCATGGTAAGAATATGAGGAGAGATCTATTACTTTCGAGGCATACTAcctataaagaaaaatttaaagatcATTACACATACTTGACACACAATCTGTAGTCCAAAGGCCCTAACAAAATACTGCCAGGGAAATAATACTTAAAGTAAGGCAAAATAAAATCCAACAATCATAAGGTTATTCAGGGCACACAAAATATTAATGTATTCAGTATAAGAGCTAATGTTGCTAACTTTTATTAATGATCAGCAGATTAGATTTTGCTACAGTAATACTTtctgttctcatttttcttttttctcaatgcAATTATttgtttatcttcattttagGGTTTATCCACACACATTTTTCTCACCTAtttccatctcctccccaaattctgagaagggaatatGCCTTGTATTTCCTCCACAAAGTTTCCCACTCTTACTAGCAGCCTCTCTGAAATCTTAGtgctactaatttttttttttaagtgatcgaccttgggggcagctaggtggtacagtggataaagcactagcccttgattcaggagtacctgagttcaaatccggcctcagacactcaacacttactgtgtgatcctgggcaagtcacttaacccccactgccccgcaaataaataaatagatagatagatagataaaataaagtGATCGATCCTGTTTGGTAAACGTCAAGAATGaatgttttagggggcagctaggtggtgcagtggataaagcaccagccctggattcaggagtacctgagttcaaatccagcctcagacccatgacactagctgtgtgaccctgggcaagtcacttaacccccattgccccacaaaaaaaaaaaaaaagaatgaatgttttAACTGGGGTGGGAGTGCGGAGGCAGATTAGAATCTTTGTGTTAGCTATTAATAGTGCCTGGTTCATCCTCGGGGTGGTAAAAGTAAACAGTAATCAACAGACAAGCATTTCTGAAGGCCCCTACTTTGTAAGCATGTGTTAGGAGCTGGGTgaacaagtacaaagaatgaaacacttCCAACTCTCCAAGAACTTATACTCTGGTGGGGGAGCCAagtatgcatatagatatatatagcataaatataaagtaaatcaatacaaatatatacaaaggagtTAAATACAAGGATGGAGGATACTAGcagttggaatcaggaaaagcttcatgcaaAAGATAGTACTTGAACCGCTTGGTAAGGGAAGACAGGGTATTACAGAGGTAGAGGTAAGGATGGAATACATTTCAGGTATGTGGGATGGCTACTACAAAGATAGGAGATGGAGGGTTGTATGTAAGGAATAAACAGAAGGACGTTTTGGCTAAATTACAGAGTTTTAGGAGGGGAAAGATAAATTGGGGCCAGGATATTTTATCCTAGattgtgaacttgttttttgaATATTCTGagaactgcatttcaatataattgatttctttgtaatcttacttgttttattttatgcatttaaaaacatcattccgACAAGGAATCCAcgagcttcaccagactgccaaaggaatccatgacacaaTAAAGATTTGAAAGGAGAGACACATAGTCAGATCTGTACTTatggaatattactttggcagcaggGTACAAAATAGATTGGAATGGTGAGAGATGAAGTAGAGAAACCAATTCAGAGGCTGTTAGAACAATCTAGGTAAAAAGGGGCCTCAACTAAAGtgtatgaatggagaaaaggggtagaaacagcaagatctGGCAAATACCTGAGTACCTGGGGTGAGGGATAGTGAAGAGTCCAAGCTAATGCTAAGGTTAGAAACTTGAAACATTGAAAGTTGGTGCCTTCAATAGAAATTAGGAGGTTTAGAGAAAGGGTGGATTTAAGAGGAAAGATAGTGGAGTTTAGAATGTTTCCTGGGCATTTAATTTGAAATGTCAAATAGACAAATGGTGATGTGGGGCTGAAGCTCAAGGGAAAGACTGAGTCTGGATATATAGAACTATGCCTCATCTGTATAGATATGATGGCTAAGAAGGCCCAGATACCCAGAGTTATGGGGCATAATATGGATAACgagccaacaaaggagactgaaaagggagTGGTCATACAAAACAGGAGACAAAAGTGACATGAAgtcacagagaagagagaatacaGGAGGAAAGTATGGTCACTAGTGTCAAACATAGCAAATGCGTTGAAAAGGATGAGGactaaaaaaagaattggccatTTAGAACTCTGGTAATTCTGAAGAAAAATTTCAGTTgagtaaaaatattctttttggtTAGTAAAATATTCTCAATGCTTAAAAAAAactagtttgtttttattttgggggagggagcagagaagaATTATAGGAATAAATAGTCAAATATGTTTATAGCCTCATCTCCTCTTCCCTCTACTCTTGGGCCATCAGTC includes:
- the NDE1 gene encoding nuclear distribution protein nudE homolog 1, with the translated sequence MEDSGRKTFSSEEEELSYWKDLAIQYKERAENTQEELREFQEGSREYEAELEAQLQQIETRNRDLLSENNRLRMELETIKEKFEMQLSEGYRQISALEDDLAQTKAIKDQLQKYIRELEQANDDLERAKRATIMSLEDFEQRLNQAIERNAFLESELDEKENLLESVQRLKDEARDLRQELAVQQKQEKPRTPMHNSLEAERTDTAVQATVSVPSTPVTHRGPSASVNTPGSFKRGLEDSYGGTPLTPAARISALNIVGDLLRKVGALESKLASCRNFVYDQSPNRASVASSGRGIKTRDGSDKRPSSTSVPLGEKGLGKRLEFGKLPSSVPSPSLPSPQGVVKMLL